Proteins from one Nicotiana tabacum cultivar K326 chromosome 23, ASM71507v2, whole genome shotgun sequence genomic window:
- the LOC107782542 gene encoding uncharacterized protein LOC107782542 isoform X2 produces the protein MPRYKDEPPAVRVYTICDESKYLIVRNVPALGCGDQLSKLFSTYGEIEECKPMDAEDCEQFTDVFWIKFYRVDNARFAKRKLDESVFLGNRLHVSYAPQFESLFETKDKLEARRKEVLARLNPGRSKGSATYSADVISEPSPAQLNSIVHSVGSNQRAPIRGVTLLMTYSVLLRQQFHQTRNTSLHSL, from the exons ATGCCTCGATACAAAGACGAGCCTCCTGCAGTCCGCGTTTACACAATCTGTGATGAATCCAA ATATTTGATTGTGAGGAATGTTCCAGCGTTGGGCTGTGGCGATCAGCTCTCTAAACTATTCTCCACTTACGGAGAAATTGAAGA ATGTAAACCAATGGATGCTGAAGATTGCGAGCAGTTTACAGATGTTTTCTGGATCAAGTTTTACCGGGTTGACAATGCCAG GTTTGCCAAAAGGAAACTGGATGAGTCTGTTTTCCTCGGGAACAGGCTACACGTCTCTTATGCACCTCAATTTGAGAGTCTGTTTGAGACGAAGGATAAGTTAGAAGCTAGGAGGAAGGAAGTTTTAGCACGATTAAATC CTGGAAGATCTAAAGGATCTGCCACATATAGCGCAGATGTGATTAGTGAGCCCTCTCCAGCTCAGTTGAATTCTATTGTACACTCAGTTGGCTCTAATCAAAG AGCTCCAATTCGCGGTGTAACTCTGCTCATGACGTACAGTGTTCTCCTGCGACAACAATTTCATCAGACAAG